One genomic window of Ilyobacter polytropus DSM 2926 includes the following:
- a CDS encoding xanthine dehydrogenase family protein molybdopterin-binding subunit produces the protein MKKIGIGIGSMFYGIGNTGLPNPAAAFVEVHSDGSATVLAGAADIGQGSNTVMCQIVAEVLGIDYESVNITAADTAVTPEAGATSASRQTYVSGNACKIAAEMAKETLVRVAGEILCEEPAKIILKNKKAFVKGCEENYITLSDVLKGLKERGLIAVGSGTFNPNASSLDPITMEGNPYATYAFATHIAQVEVETETGKVKVLKIIAAHDVGKAINTINVEGQIEGGCLMGTGFALSEEVKIENAKMKNPNFSKYLIHTSKDMPEIYPVIVEETDITGPFGAKGVGEPTLIPVAPAIINAVYDAIGIRFTELPITPKKVLEALHKI, from the coding sequence ATGAAAAAAATAGGTATAGGAATAGGGAGTATGTTTTATGGGATAGGTAATACAGGACTTCCAAATCCGGCAGCAGCCTTTGTGGAAGTACATTCAGATGGGTCAGCAACTGTTTTGGCTGGAGCTGCTGATATAGGACAAGGGTCAAATACTGTCATGTGCCAGATAGTTGCCGAAGTCTTAGGTATAGATTATGAATCAGTTAATATTACAGCTGCTGATACAGCAGTTACACCTGAGGCAGGCGCTACTTCTGCAAGTCGGCAAACTTATGTTTCAGGAAATGCCTGCAAAATAGCTGCTGAAATGGCCAAAGAAACTCTAGTAAGAGTAGCAGGAGAAATCTTGTGTGAAGAACCGGCAAAGATAATACTAAAAAATAAGAAGGCTTTTGTAAAAGGTTGTGAGGAAAATTATATTACACTTTCAGATGTCTTAAAAGGCTTGAAAGAAAGAGGATTAATTGCCGTTGGTTCTGGGACATTTAATCCAAATGCTTCATCCTTAGATCCAATAACAATGGAAGGAAACCCTTATGCAACCTATGCTTTTGCAACTCATATAGCTCAGGTGGAGGTTGAAACAGAAACAGGCAAAGTAAAAGTTTTAAAAATCATAGCTGCACATGATGTAGGAAAGGCAATCAACACAATAAATGTTGAGGGTCAGATAGAAGGTGGATGTCTTATGGGGACGGGTTTTGCACTTAGTGAAGAGGTAAAAATAGAAAATGCAAAAATGAAGAATCCAAATTTTTCAAAATATTTAATCCACACTTCTAAGGATATGCCTGAGATTTATCCTGTGATTGTAGAAGAAACTGATATAACCGGCCCTTTTGGTGCTAAAGGAGTAGGAGAACCAACTTTAATTCCTGTTGCACCAGCAATAATAAATGCTGTATATGATGCTATAGGAATTAGATTTACTGAATTACCTATTACACCCAAGAAAGTTTTGGAAGCTTTACATAAAATTTAA
- a CDS encoding NAD(P)-dependent oxidoreductase codes for MKVAFIGLGVMGKNMAINILNNNYQLRIYDVIKENMIELEEMGAGVGNSPADAAKGCDVIMTSLPNSKIVEDVILGKNGVLEAAKEGAVIVDLSSITPKVIQNIYEKCIEKCIEVIDAPVSGGAKGAKEGTLTIMAGGKIEVLEKVRPILDCIAKKVNYVGEVGAGDTVKLINNMLLGINMVACAEAMALGTKAGIKPDLLYEIISQSSGSSYALKAKYENFISQGNFEPGFMIDLQYKDLQLAISTAKELNAPMFMGNIAQQMFETARAEGLGKKDISAVINLYEKWLNVSVRK; via the coding sequence GTGAAAGTTGCTTTTATTGGGTTAGGTGTCATGGGTAAAAACATGGCAATTAATATTTTGAATAATAATTATCAATTAAGAATTTATGATGTAATAAAAGAGAATATGATTGAACTAGAGGAAATGGGAGCTGGAGTAGGAAATTCACCGGCTGATGCCGCTAAAGGGTGTGACGTGATAATGACCTCATTACCTAACTCTAAAATAGTAGAAGATGTAATACTTGGAAAAAATGGAGTTTTAGAAGCTGCAAAGGAAGGAGCAGTAATAGTAGATCTAAGTAGCATCACCCCTAAAGTTATTCAGAATATTTATGAAAAATGTATTGAAAAATGTATAGAGGTAATTGATGCACCTGTCAGCGGAGGTGCTAAAGGTGCTAAAGAAGGTACGCTGACCATAATGGCTGGAGGCAAAATAGAAGTATTGGAAAAGGTTAGACCAATTTTAGATTGCATAGCTAAAAAAGTAAATTATGTAGGAGAAGTTGGAGCTGGTGATACTGTAAAACTTATAAATAACATGCTTTTAGGAATAAATATGGTAGCTTGCGCTGAAGCAATGGCCTTGGGAACAAAGGCAGGAATAAAGCCAGACCTCTTATATGAAATTATAAGTCAGAGTTCAGGTAGTTCTTATGCATTAAAAGCAAAGTATGAAAATTTCATATCCCAGGGTAATTTTGAGCCTGGATTTATGATAGACCTACAATATAAAGATTTACAACTAGCCATATCAACTGCCAAGGAACTAAATGCACCAATGTTTATGGGAAATATAGCGCAGCAAATGTTTGAGACAGCAAGGGCGGAAGGATTGGGTAAAAAAGACATATCAGCTGTCATAAATTTGTATGAGAAATGGCTGAATGTTTCAGTTAGAAAATAA
- a CDS encoding AEC family transporter, whose product MIHLSRIISSVILVMLMVGTGCFLTKKEILGEESNKLFSQLVLKICLPALIIQGLTGRFTREGLIKSAQWLGLSFIIIIVLIIASKVIILSKHIKRKALFQISFIFANTIFVGLPVNIALFGDESIPYIFLYYFASTTFFWTYGIYCVQGEGNIREGLKKLLTPTTTAFFIGVILLLFKVPIPGFIATYMKYIGGMTTPLAMLYLGTSMYSLGIKSLKPDFESVIGLVSKFIIAPAIVFIIIKIADGFLILPLLLKKVYFIQTTMPLMTNVAIVSGYYNKSPKEASKLVGLSTILVIVTIPFYAILTEFIF is encoded by the coding sequence GTGATACATTTGAGTAGAATAATCAGCAGTGTTATACTTGTAATGTTAATGGTAGGTACGGGGTGTTTTTTAACGAAAAAAGAGATATTGGGGGAGGAAAGTAACAAACTTTTTTCTCAGCTTGTATTAAAAATATGCCTCCCTGCACTTATAATCCAAGGTCTTACTGGACGTTTTACAAGGGAAGGACTTATAAAATCCGCCCAGTGGTTGGGTTTGTCTTTTATTATAATTATTGTTTTAATAATAGCTTCTAAGGTGATTATTCTAAGCAAGCATATAAAAAGAAAGGCACTTTTTCAAATTTCATTTATATTTGCAAATACTATATTTGTAGGCCTTCCTGTAAACATAGCTCTTTTTGGAGATGAAAGTATACCTTATATTTTTCTTTATTATTTTGCTAGCACCACTTTCTTCTGGACCTACGGTATATATTGTGTACAAGGAGAAGGAAATATAAGAGAGGGTTTAAAAAAACTTTTGACTCCTACCACTACGGCATTTTTTATAGGGGTGATTTTGCTGTTATTCAAAGTTCCTATACCAGGATTTATTGCAACTTATATGAAATATATTGGTGGAATGACTACTCCTCTTGCTATGCTTTATCTAGGAACATCTATGTATAGCCTGGGAATAAAATCCTTGAAACCTGACTTTGAATCTGTAATAGGATTAGTTTCAAAATTTATTATAGCTCCAGCTATTGTTTTTATTATCATAAAAATAGCCGATGGTTTTTTGATTCTTCCACTGCTTCTAAAAAAAGTTTATTTTATACAAACAACAATGCCACTAATGACCAATGTAGCAATAGTAAGTGGTTATTACAACAAAAGTCCAAAGGAAGCATCAAAACTTGTTGGCCTTTCTACAATTTTGGTAATTGTAACTATACCATTTTATGCAATTTTAACAGAGTTTATCTTTTAA
- a CDS encoding 4Fe-4S binding protein, translating into MIKIDLKKCKGCKICANNCPISAIDMLDKKALIKDNCVSCGICLRVCPFAAIEKTTEENNNSMKCTNCPVNCAIPLGMTGACKRYTNIDGNITRSRKLVVDAITTIPEKNNLPYKPVITAVGSGTNYPCCRPAPFIIQENLEGVDVVTVVTEAPLSYSGVKVKIDTNMHIGEEGAKVKRDGKVVGMVTTEEYGSKMLTIGGANLLSNGNDGFIVAKTIVDLANGREVQLKIDQGSVIKIKQGESPIIDGKKEKLMRVGCGSATIGMFARNLCKVVDEAIILDYHVIGLLSEHFAGVEVGMKYSGIIPTGTKSTRGRYFGEHGHGWGGTKIDNPLDAVKSIDMNTAKPGYKILVTETTGQKSALLEIKEDGDVKEVPLTEEVADVVRLISKTCEEAKVSVVYTGGTGGSARAGVTNFPKKLTDAIHREEVHMTVAGAPTFILPGGGINFMVAVEKMVPESTTWVPTPATVAPIEYTMTREKYQQLGGHVEEILTKKELLKKLNLEG; encoded by the coding sequence ATGATTAAAATAGATTTAAAAAAATGTAAAGGGTGTAAAATTTGTGCTAACAACTGCCCTATATCGGCAATTGATATGCTAGATAAAAAAGCTCTAATCAAAGATAACTGTGTGAGTTGTGGCATATGTTTAAGAGTTTGTCCTTTCGCAGCTATAGAAAAAACGACAGAAGAAAATAATAATTCTATGAAATGTACTAATTGTCCCGTAAACTGTGCAATTCCCCTAGGTATGACTGGAGCCTGCAAAAGGTATACCAACATAGATGGGAATATTACGAGAAGTAGAAAACTTGTAGTCGACGCTATCACTACAATACCAGAAAAAAATAATCTTCCATATAAGCCTGTAATTACTGCGGTGGGCAGTGGAACTAATTACCCATGTTGTCGTCCAGCTCCTTTTATAATTCAAGAAAATCTAGAAGGTGTTGATGTTGTTACAGTTGTAACAGAAGCACCATTGAGCTATAGCGGCGTTAAGGTGAAGATTGATACAAATATGCATATAGGGGAAGAAGGTGCAAAAGTTAAAAGAGATGGTAAAGTAGTGGGTATGGTAACTACCGAAGAATATGGTTCAAAAATGCTTACTATAGGTGGAGCAAATCTATTGAGCAACGGCAATGATGGATTCATAGTTGCCAAAACAATTGTAGACCTTGCAAACGGCAGAGAAGTCCAACTGAAAATTGACCAAGGAAGTGTTATAAAAATTAAACAAGGGGAATCACCAATTATAGATGGGAAAAAAGAAAAACTGATGAGAGTTGGATGTGGAAGTGCCACAATTGGTATGTTTGCAAGAAACTTGTGTAAAGTAGTAGATGAGGCAATTATTCTTGATTATCATGTAATAGGATTGCTTTCTGAGCATTTTGCCGGCGTAGAAGTAGGTATGAAATATAGTGGTATTATTCCAACAGGGACAAAGAGTACTAGAGGAAGGTATTTTGGCGAGCATGGTCATGGATGGGGAGGAACAAAAATAGATAACCCATTGGATGCAGTAAAATCCATTGACATGAATACTGCAAAACCAGGATACAAAATATTGGTGACTGAAACCACGGGACAAAAGTCTGCATTGCTAGAAATAAAAGAAGATGGAGATGTGAAAGAGGTACCTTTGACTGAGGAAGTAGCCGATGTTGTGAGGCTTATTTCCAAAACTTGTGAAGAGGCAAAAGTTTCAGTGGTTTACACAGGAGGGACAGGTGGAAGCGCTAGAGCTGGTGTGACAAACTTTCCAAAGAAGCTTACAGATGCCATACACAGAGAGGAAGTACATATGACAGTAGCAGGTGCACCAACATTTATCTTACCTGGAGGCGGAATAAACTTTATGGTAGCAGTAGAAAAAATGGTACCTGAATCGACTACATGGGTTCCTACACCGGCAACTGTAGCACCTATTGAATATACTATGACACGAGAGAAATACCAACAGCTTGGTGGCCATGTTGAGGAAATTCTAACAAAAAAAGAATTACTAAAGAAATTGAATTTAGAGGGATAA
- a CDS encoding RidA family protein, whose amino-acid sequence MNKAIFTKNAPAAVGPYSQAMRAGDMIFVSGQIPFVPETMTLVSEDIREQTRQSLENVKAILEEAGASLNNVVKAGVFIKDMNEFGAINEVYSEYFTDNKPARACVEVARLPLDVRVEIEVIAYVGK is encoded by the coding sequence ATGAACAAAGCAATATTTACTAAGAATGCACCAGCAGCAGTAGGACCATATTCACAGGCCATGAGAGCAGGAGATATGATATTTGTATCTGGACAAATCCCATTTGTACCAGAGACAATGACTCTCGTATCTGAAGATATTCGTGAGCAGACAAGACAATCATTAGAAAATGTAAAGGCTATCTTAGAAGAAGCTGGAGCCTCTTTAAACAATGTGGTAAAAGCAGGAGTTTTTATTAAAGACATGAATGAATTTGGAGCTATAAATGAAGTATACTCTGAGTACTTTACCGACAACAAGCCAGCTAGGGCGTGTGTAGAGGTAGCTAGATTGCCACTAGATGTAAGAGTTGAAATCGAAGTAATTGCCTATGTTGGTAAATAA
- a CDS encoding xanthine dehydrogenase family protein molybdopterin-binding subunit: MMSDFDVIGKNVIKKDAISKVTGKALFSSDYEFENMLYAKVLRSEVASAKIISIDTSKAKELQGVACVLTHKDIPGENRVGIIIKDEPVLVEDKIRRVGDALALVAAETIEIAEKALELISVEYEELPVVTDIFEAMKEDSPKVHGDTNILMEKNLIKGDVKEAFKKCDVIVENTYKTPAVAHMFIEPEAGVAKFEKGKISFWCSTQNPHFDRGEVARVLALPQSKVRGVRSEVGGGFGGKLDISVQCHIGLLTYYTKRPVKLVFSREESMQVSSKRHPHIMKVKTGATEDGKLLAMEAVFYADTGAYSSYGPAVVSRAMVHATGPYEIPNVKIKSTMMYTNNPMCGAMRGFGVPQVAIAHESQIDMIAEKLNISSFEIRLINAFKYGSKNANNQIMNNSIGIMETLEAAKKKADEILK; encoded by the coding sequence ATGATGAGTGATTTTGACGTAATTGGAAAAAATGTGATTAAAAAGGATGCCATTTCAAAAGTAACTGGTAAAGCGCTTTTTTCTTCAGATTATGAATTTGAAAATATGTTATATGCAAAGGTTCTAAGAAGTGAAGTAGCTTCTGCAAAGATTATCAGTATAGACACATCTAAGGCAAAAGAACTTCAAGGAGTGGCTTGCGTACTCACTCACAAAGATATCCCTGGAGAAAACAGGGTCGGAATAATTATTAAAGATGAACCTGTTTTAGTTGAAGATAAAATAAGAAGAGTTGGGGATGCTCTTGCACTTGTAGCAGCTGAAACTATTGAAATAGCTGAAAAAGCTTTGGAGCTCATTAGTGTAGAATATGAAGAACTTCCAGTGGTGACGGATATATTTGAGGCGATGAAAGAGGACTCTCCAAAGGTTCACGGAGATACGAATATACTGATGGAAAAAAATCTTATTAAAGGTGATGTTAAAGAGGCTTTTAAAAAATGTGATGTTATCGTGGAAAACACATATAAAACGCCTGCAGTAGCCCATATGTTTATAGAACCAGAAGCAGGTGTTGCAAAATTTGAAAAAGGAAAGATTAGCTTCTGGTGTTCTACACAGAATCCACATTTTGACAGAGGAGAAGTTGCAAGAGTTCTAGCATTACCACAAAGTAAGGTCAGAGGTGTTCGTTCAGAAGTAGGAGGGGGATTTGGAGGGAAGCTTGATATATCGGTACAGTGTCATATTGGATTGCTGACTTATTATACAAAAAGACCTGTAAAACTAGTTTTTTCTAGAGAAGAGTCAATGCAAGTATCTTCAAAAAGACACCCTCATATTATGAAAGTCAAAACAGGTGCCACTGAGGATGGTAAGTTATTGGCCATGGAGGCTGTGTTTTATGCCGATACAGGTGCTTATTCTTCTTATGGGCCTGCAGTTGTTTCGAGAGCCATGGTTCATGCAACAGGTCCTTATGAAATACCTAATGTAAAAATAAAATCAACAATGATGTATACCAATAATCCAATGTGTGGAGCAATGAGGGGTTTTGGTGTACCACAAGTGGCAATAGCTCATGAATCACAAATTGATATGATTGCAGAAAAATTAAATATAAGTTCTTTTGAAATAAGGCTTATAAATGCATTTAAATATGGTTCTAAAAATGCAAATAACCAAATTATGAATAATAGTATTGGAATTATGGAGACCTTAGAAGCAGCTAAGAAAAAAGCAGATGAGATATTAAAATAA
- a CDS encoding (2Fe-2S)-binding protein — protein MKKFKMSFSLNHKDVYVEVDPSKRLLDMLREDFGLTGVKEGCGEGECGACTVIMNGDAITSCTVLAPQVEDSRIITIEGISKEGELDEIQEAFIKYGAVQCGFCTPGMVLSIKALLMKNSNPSDDDIKEAIEGNLCRCTGYKKIIDATKEVVANSNR, from the coding sequence ATGAAAAAATTTAAGATGTCATTTAGTTTAAATCATAAAGATGTTTATGTAGAGGTTGACCCTAGCAAGAGACTTCTTGATATGTTGAGAGAAGATTTTGGACTAACCGGTGTAAAAGAAGGTTGCGGAGAAGGAGAGTGTGGGGCGTGTACCGTCATAATGAATGGTGATGCTATTACCTCTTGTACAGTTTTGGCACCACAAGTTGAAGACAGTAGGATCATTACAATTGAAGGAATATCTAAAGAGGGAGAATTGGATGAAATACAGGAAGCATTTATAAAATACGGAGCTGTACAGTGCGGATTTTGTACCCCGGGAATGGTTCTATCCATAAAAGCACTTTTAATGAAGAATTCAAATCCAAGTGATGATGACATTAAAGAGGCTATAGAAGGGAATCTATGCAGATGCACGGGTTATAAAAAAATTATAGATGCTACAAAAGAAGTCGTAGCAAATTCAAATAGATAA
- a CDS encoding PTS transporter subunit IIC, whose amino-acid sequence MEKTVELKKESFLKRKNIEFSVKRYLIDALSFMALGLFSSLIIGSILNQIGSKFGILFLSETIWPIARQMTGPAIGVAVACGLQAPPLVMFSSAITGAAGAALGGPVGAFVAAVAGAEFGKAVSKETKVDILVTPATTIIVGCLLGSLVGPGVSAFMTGFGNLIMYATELNPIPMGILVSTLMGIALTLPISSAAIGIMLGLGGIASGAATVGCAAQMVGFAVISFRENGVGGLLAQGLGTSMLQVPNIVKNWKIWIPSIMTSAILGPISTTVLKLENTPIGSGMGTSGLVGQFGTISAMEAAGRGGATLYITILLFHLVLPAIMTLAIAEYMRKKEWIKEGDLKLDL is encoded by the coding sequence ATGGAGAAAACAGTTGAATTAAAAAAGGAAAGTTTTTTGAAGAGAAAAAATATTGAGTTTTCGGTAAAGCGTTATCTTATTGATGCTTTGAGTTTTATGGCGTTGGGCCTTTTTTCATCTCTCATAATAGGAAGTATACTAAATCAAATTGGAAGCAAATTTGGGATATTATTTTTAAGTGAGACTATATGGCCGATAGCCAGGCAGATGACGGGACCTGCAATTGGAGTAGCTGTTGCTTGTGGACTGCAGGCACCGCCATTAGTTATGTTTTCATCTGCTATTACTGGTGCCGCCGGTGCTGCTCTAGGAGGTCCTGTGGGTGCATTTGTTGCAGCTGTAGCCGGGGCAGAGTTTGGTAAAGCAGTTTCCAAAGAAACAAAGGTAGATATTTTGGTAACGCCAGCTACAACAATAATTGTGGGGTGTTTATTAGGATCGTTGGTTGGGCCAGGTGTGAGTGCATTTATGACTGGATTTGGTAACTTGATAATGTATGCAACTGAACTCAATCCTATTCCCATGGGAATATTGGTATCGACTTTAATGGGGATAGCATTAACTCTTCCGATAAGTAGCGCAGCAATAGGAATAATGCTTGGCCTTGGGGGAATTGCATCTGGGGCCGCAACTGTAGGATGTGCAGCTCAAATGGTTGGATTTGCTGTTATAAGTTTCAGAGAAAATGGGGTAGGTGGATTGCTTGCACAAGGATTAGGAACATCAATGCTTCAAGTTCCTAATATTGTAAAGAACTGGAAAATATGGATACCTTCTATTATGACTTCTGCGATTCTTGGTCCCATATCTACAACTGTTCTAAAATTAGAAAATACACCGATAGGCTCTGGAATGGGAACAAGCGGATTGGTTGGACAATTTGGAACTATCAGTGCAATGGAAGCTGCAGGTAGGGGTGGAGCCACTCTGTATATAACTATCTTATTATTTCACCTTGTTTTGCCAGCTATTATGACCCTAGCGATAGCAGAATATATGCGTAAAAAAGAATGGATTAAAGAAGGAGATTTGAAATTAGATTTATAA
- a CDS encoding amino acid synthesis family protein, whose translation MDIKIRKFCTFVEEIMIDGEKTIQGKVNKRSSAAVIIKNPFAGKYVEDLSQLTEWSVEIAPILTKKALEAAGMEMGEVESYGKAAIVGGNGELEHAASILHPKLGKPFRDEVGGGKAIIPSSKKMGYPGCTIDVPLHYKDAAFVRSHFDAMEVRIPDAPRGDEIVVILSITNCGRPHPRVGGLKKDEAKCEDGLR comes from the coding sequence ATGGATATTAAGATTAGAAAATTTTGTACTTTTGTAGAAGAGATCATGATAGACGGGGAAAAAACTATCCAAGGAAAAGTTAACAAAAGATCTTCAGCGGCAGTAATTATTAAAAATCCTTTTGCAGGAAAGTATGTTGAAGATTTATCTCAACTGACTGAATGGAGCGTTGAAATAGCCCCTATACTTACCAAAAAAGCTTTAGAAGCGGCTGGAATGGAAATGGGTGAAGTTGAAAGTTATGGGAAAGCCGCAATTGTAGGGGGAAATGGAGAGCTAGAGCATGCTGCTAGTATACTACATCCAAAATTAGGAAAACCGTTTCGTGATGAAGTTGGTGGAGGAAAAGCAATTATTCCTTCCTCCAAGAAAATGGGCTACCCAGGATGTACAATAGATGTCCCGCTACACTATAAAGATGCGGCGTTTGTAAGGTCTCATTTTGATGCTATGGAAGTAAGAATTCCAGACGCTCCAAGAGGTGACGAAATAGTTGTTATTTTATCCATTACAAATTGTGGCAGACCACATCCTAGAGTAGGTGGACTGAAAAAAGATGAGGCTAAATGTGAAGACGGATTGAGATAA
- a CDS encoding amidohydrolase family protein, producing MKMLGIKNIGVLITGDVANPIRKATTIIVADGIIKKIGNEDLLTEYPCNKIIDANGITVAPGLLDSHVHPVLGDFTPRQNTVGFISSSLHGGVTTMISAGEPHTPGRPKDPSGTKALAILGKKSSQNVRPGGVKLHGGSLILEKGLVEKDFEELAKEGVNIVGEIGLGSVKDPEEASIMVKWAKKNGFKVMMHTGGTSIPGSSSISADDVIKTNPDVVSHINGGPTAIPLSEVDTLIDETKLTLEVVQCGNFKVMKHVVNKLVEKQDLERLIIGNDSPSGSGIIPLGVLRTISYIASETKATPEQAICFATGNSAKAFDLNVGIIEEGKAADFVLMDAPMGSVGTDSLKALEAGDLPGIASVIIDGEILVTKSRNTPPATNMPTIS from the coding sequence ATGAAGATGCTAGGGATTAAAAATATAGGAGTTTTAATAACAGGGGATGTTGCTAATCCAATTAGAAAGGCAACAACAATTATTGTTGCAGACGGGATAATAAAAAAAATTGGTAATGAAGATTTATTAACAGAATATCCTTGTAATAAGATAATCGATGCCAATGGAATAACCGTTGCACCGGGATTATTGGATTCACATGTCCACCCTGTATTAGGAGATTTTACTCCAAGACAAAATACAGTAGGATTTATATCAAGCTCATTACATGGTGGAGTCACAACGATGATATCAGCAGGAGAACCACACACTCCAGGCAGGCCAAAAGATCCATCGGGAACAAAAGCTTTGGCAATATTAGGGAAAAAATCATCTCAAAATGTAAGACCTGGTGGAGTTAAACTTCACGGAGGGTCATTGATATTAGAAAAAGGGTTGGTGGAAAAAGATTTTGAAGAATTGGCAAAGGAAGGAGTTAATATAGTTGGAGAAATAGGACTAGGATCAGTGAAGGATCCTGAGGAAGCTTCGATAATGGTAAAATGGGCAAAAAAGAATGGATTTAAGGTTATGATGCATACAGGTGGAACGTCGATACCGGGAAGTAGCTCAATATCAGCAGATGATGTAATAAAAACAAATCCAGATGTTGTATCACATATAAATGGTGGACCGACAGCAATACCACTGAGTGAAGTTGATACACTTATTGATGAAACAAAATTGACTTTAGAAGTGGTCCAATGTGGAAATTTTAAAGTTATGAAGCATGTTGTAAATAAATTAGTAGAAAAACAAGACCTAGAAAGATTAATAATTGGAAATGATTCCCCTTCGGGCTCTGGAATAATCCCGCTGGGAGTGTTAAGAACCATTTCTTATATAGCGTCAGAAACTAAGGCTACTCCAGAACAAGCAATATGTTTTGCAACAGGAAATTCAGCAAAAGCCTTTGATTTAAACGTTGGTATAATTGAAGAAGGGAAAGCAGCGGATTTTGTTCTAATGGATGCTCCGATGGGTTCAGTGGGAACAGATAGCTTAAAAGCATTGGAAGCAGGTGACTTACCAGGGATCGCAAGCGTAATAATAGATGGAGAGATATTGGTTACAAAAAGCAGGAATACTCCACCTGCAACAAATATGCCAACTATTTCTTAA
- a CDS encoding UPF0280 family protein: MIQELDDKRVFINYGPIQMTLDIKVGFMRNTEIAFKVADYIIGELQNLLKYMPQLKELNSLQDLNEDYPKVLNKMITGVNRCGDKTINVLGAVAGSFSDIALEKAIELGASRVIINNGGDIAFKDMSGDPVKIGIPLNRDLSRNQLVMTITDDMNIRGICTSGLGGRSFTKGVATASVVLADNAAVADVCATYLGNMTNVEDERITRCFAEDIDSGTDIPGHMVTLSVGNISKEKIYQALLNGANAAEKLYEKGIIKGALLCVKNEIVMIPDNINYIENRN; the protein is encoded by the coding sequence ATGATTCAGGAATTAGATGATAAGAGAGTCTTTATTAATTACGGGCCAATTCAAATGACTTTGGATATAAAAGTTGGTTTTATGAGAAACACTGAAATAGCATTTAAAGTTGCAGATTATATCATCGGTGAATTGCAAAACTTATTAAAATATATGCCTCAATTAAAAGAGTTGAACTCTCTTCAGGATCTTAATGAGGATTATCCTAAAGTTTTGAATAAAATGATTACTGGTGTAAATAGATGTGGAGATAAAACTATAAATGTACTAGGGGCTGTAGCAGGTTCTTTTTCAGATATAGCTTTAGAGAAAGCCATAGAGTTGGGTGCAAGTAGAGTAATAATCAACAATGGTGGAGACATAGCTTTTAAAGATATGAGCGGTGATCCGGTAAAAATTGGAATTCCTTTAAATAGAGATTTGAGCAGAAATCAATTAGTAATGACAATCACCGACGATATGAATATCCGAGGAATCTGCACAAGTGGATTGGGAGGGAGAAGCTTCACAAAGGGTGTTGCAACTGCTTCGGTTGTATTGGCAGATAATGCAGCGGTGGCAGATGTCTGTGCAACATATTTAGGTAATATGACCAATGTTGAAGATGAAAGAATTACTCGTTGTTTTGCAGAAGATATTGATTCTGGTACCGATATCCCAGGACATATGGTTACCTTGAGTGTCGGTAATATTTCTAAAGAAAAAATCTATCAGGCACTATTGAACGGAGCAAACGCTGCGGAAAAATTATATGAAAAAGGAATAATAAAGGGAGCGTTATTATGTGTTAAAAATGAAATTGTAATGATCCCAGATAATATCAATTATATTGAAAATAGAAATTAG